From the genome of Hymenobacter sp. PAMC 26628, one region includes:
- a CDS encoding HAMP domain-containing histidine kinase has product MNIKSKITLGFLALLGLLIVLGSYAHYTVQQLDRNARSVLQDNFYSVQLGEDMLRALDLAEAHPAASEGLPRFREDLTREAGNITEPGEWPLVDSLTHSLVLFQPLRSAETLALLRQQTHRMVHLNLQAVTHKNEQANRAAVAAGRTLLVLIVLSIMIALGFVLSVPEAAVSGLRKLSASIAHVTQGDFSATIPVESRDEFGQVATSFNQLLVHVNDVRTRNLGGLVTERNRVASIVQTLDEALLMLDEDRRVLVANPPACALLELSENQVVGASADDLATRNPLMQQLLPYVLAPARQRGANPIPFTLQRPDEELHYRLVVHDAVSFNAPLDKMEFVGTILALHDVSDFKKLDQAKSDFLATVSHELKTPLSTINFHLKLLQDQRVGPINAEQQQIVATLKQENQRLLRLTTNLLDVARLESGAIPLNLRSTSLAELVGYATGPMQLQLAPKGLSLDVDLGADLPAVRADLEKTAWVLLNLLANAVRYSPDRGQVKLSAALTEQGDAVRVSVQDHGPGIAPEYQQRIFQRFAQVPDAAAPHRGGSGLGLSISREFITSQGGQLGVSSTPGTGSTFFFTLPLAHAAA; this is encoded by the coding sequence ATGAACATCAAATCCAAAATTACCTTGGGCTTTTTGGCCCTGCTCGGGCTGCTCATCGTGTTGGGCAGCTATGCGCACTACACCGTGCAGCAGCTGGACCGCAATGCCCGCTCCGTGCTGCAGGATAACTTCTACTCCGTGCAACTGGGCGAAGACATGCTGCGGGCGCTGGACCTCGCCGAAGCGCACCCCGCGGCTTCGGAAGGCCTACCCCGCTTCCGCGAGGACCTGACCCGCGAAGCCGGCAACATCACTGAGCCGGGCGAGTGGCCCCTAGTGGATAGCCTCACCCACAGTCTGGTGCTGTTTCAGCCATTGCGCAGCGCCGAAACCCTGGCCCTGCTGCGGCAGCAAACCCACCGCATGGTGCACTTGAACCTACAGGCCGTCACCCACAAAAACGAGCAAGCCAACCGCGCAGCCGTGGCAGCCGGCCGCACCCTGCTCGTGCTCATCGTGCTCAGCATCATGATTGCCCTGGGCTTTGTGCTGAGCGTGCCCGAAGCGGCGGTGAGCGGGCTGCGGAAACTATCGGCCAGCATCGCTCACGTCACGCAAGGAGACTTTTCGGCCACCATTCCGGTGGAAAGCCGCGACGAGTTCGGGCAGGTGGCCACGTCGTTTAACCAGTTACTGGTACACGTCAACGACGTGCGCACCCGCAACCTGGGCGGGCTCGTGACCGAGCGCAACCGCGTAGCCAGCATTGTGCAGACCCTGGACGAGGCCCTGCTGATGCTCGACGAAGACCGGCGCGTGCTGGTGGCTAACCCGCCAGCCTGCGCCTTACTGGAGCTGAGCGAAAACCAGGTGGTGGGCGCCTCCGCGGATGACCTGGCCACGCGCAACCCGCTCATGCAGCAGCTGCTGCCGTATGTGCTCGCCCCCGCCCGGCAGCGCGGGGCCAACCCTATTCCCTTCACGTTGCAGCGCCCGGACGAGGAGCTGCACTACCGGCTGGTGGTGCACGACGCCGTATCGTTCAACGCCCCGCTCGACAAGATGGAATTCGTGGGCACCATCCTGGCCCTGCACGACGTGTCGGACTTTAAGAAGCTCGACCAAGCCAAATCGGACTTCCTGGCCACCGTGTCGCACGAGCTCAAGACGCCGCTCTCCACCATCAACTTTCACCTCAAGCTGCTGCAGGACCAGCGGGTAGGGCCCATCAATGCAGAGCAGCAGCAGATTGTGGCCACGCTCAAGCAGGAAAACCAGCGCCTGCTCAGGCTCACGACCAATTTGCTGGACGTGGCGCGCCTGGAGTCCGGTGCCATCCCGCTCAACCTGCGCTCGACTTCGCTGGCCGAGCTGGTGGGCTACGCCACCGGGCCCATGCAGCTGCAGCTGGCCCCTAAGGGCCTTTCGCTCGACGTCGACCTGGGCGCGGACCTGCCGGCTGTGCGGGCCGATCTCGAAAAGACGGCCTGGGTGCTGCTCAACCTGCTGGCCAACGCCGTGCGCTATTCTCCCGACCGGGGCCAGGTCAAGCTCAGCGCGGCCCTGACCGAGCAGGGCGATGCCGTGCGGGTAAGCGTGCAGGACCACGGCCCCGGCATCGCCCCGGAATACCAGCAGCGCATTTTTCAGCGGTTCGCGCAAGTGCCCGACGCCGCCGCCCCGCACCGCGGCGGGTCGGGCCTGGGCCTGAGCATTTCGCGCGAGTTCATTACCAGCCAAGGCGGCCAACTCGGGGTGAGCAGTACCCCCGGCACCGGCAGCACCTTCTTTTTCACCTTACCTCTTGCCCACGCGGCCGCTTAA
- a CDS encoding DDE-type integrase/transposase/recombinase, with protein sequence MGQVLHGSARTTPAVRRRIQQSPESAQSLAKRHGVNVKTVTKWRNRSTTTAAPTGPKPVSTVLTAEREAGAGAFRQQTQPPLDDGRYALQETIPPRARSALHRLFQRHGLGRLPAPEPAEKQKKFKDYPIGYLRVDFAEVPTEAGTVYRFAALDRTSKPAFAAWHPRATKMLAADFLRRVLAAIPYPVPKVLTDNGTQSGTLPRRAYAWRHIFDRVCDERGIEHGIEHRFTKPARPWTNGQRFNRTWKEATVRQYQYQYQCQTTAQLNEHLQAFLLAYNYGKRLERLRGKPPHELVCQQWRLTPTIFMRDPTHLMLGLYT encoded by the coding sequence ATGGGACAAGTACTTCACGGCAGCGCCCGTACAACGCCGGCAGTGCGACGCCGCATCCAGCAAAGTCCGGAAAGCGCGCAAAGCTTAGCGAAACGCCACGGGGTCAATGTGAAAACGGTGACCAAGTGGCGCAACCGCAGCACGACTACAGCCGCGCCGACGGGGCCAAAGCCGGTTTCCACCGTGCTTACCGCCGAGCGGGAAGCGGGCGCGGGCGCTTTTCGCCAGCAGACCCAACCGCCGCTCGATGACGGCCGCTACGCCCTGCAGGAAACCATCCCACCGCGCGCGCGCTCGGCCCTGCACCGCCTGTTTCAACGCCACGGCCTCGGCCGCCTGCCGGCTCCGGAGCCCGCGGAGAAGCAAAAGAAATTTAAGGATTACCCGATTGGCTACCTGCGCGTCGACTTCGCCGAAGTGCCTACCGAAGCGGGTACAGTGTACCGCTTCGCCGCCCTTGACCGCACCAGCAAGCCGGCCTTTGCCGCATGGCACCCCCGGGCCACGAAAATGCTGGCCGCTGACTTTTTGCGGCGGGTGCTGGCCGCCATTCCCTACCCAGTGCCTAAAGTGTTGACCGACAACGGTACCCAATCCGGCACCCTGCCCCGCCGGGCCTACGCCTGGCGGCACATTTTTGACCGTGTCTGCGACGAGCGCGGCATCGAGCACGGCATCGAGCACCGCTTCACCAAGCCCGCCCGTCCGTGGACGAATGGGCAGCGCTTCAACCGCACCTGGAAAGAGGCCACGGTGCGCCAGTACCAGTACCAGTACCAGTGCCAAACCACGGCCCAACTCAATGAGCACCTGCAAGCCTTTTTACTGGCTTACAACTACGGTAAACGGCTTGAGCGGCTACGAGGCAAACCCCCACACGAATTGGTTTGCCAACAATGGCGCTTAACCCCTACTATCTTCATGCGTGACCCCACCCACCTCATGCTGGGACTATACACCTAG
- a CDS encoding SDR family oxidoreductase — protein sequence MDLQKNTILITGGTSGLGLEFARQLLGMGNTVLITGRDQAKLDQAQRSLTGVHTFRSDVSDPAAIRQLYQEVTTRFPALNILINNAGEMRKLNLNDPDLDLLDVTREIEINLAGPIRMVQQFLPHLKTKPTAAILNVTSGLALTPFPLAPVYGATKSGLRSYTKSLRVQLQGTAVKVFELVAPGAKTPLNDKFADDVKDSDLMAPDKLIAEAVKGMQQDTWEIYPGLAGVLRYASRIAPGLLLNQLSKGVNESLAKLPPRAKAK from the coding sequence ATGGACTTGCAGAAAAACACCATCCTTATCACCGGCGGCACCAGCGGCCTGGGCCTCGAATTTGCCCGCCAGCTACTGGGCATGGGCAACACGGTGCTCATCACGGGCCGCGACCAGGCCAAGCTCGACCAAGCCCAGCGAAGCCTGACGGGGGTGCACACCTTCCGGAGCGACGTGAGCGACCCGGCCGCCATCCGGCAGCTCTACCAGGAAGTAACGACGCGGTTTCCGGCGCTCAACATCTTGATTAACAATGCGGGCGAGATGCGCAAGCTTAACCTCAACGACCCGGACCTGGACCTGCTCGACGTGACGCGGGAAATCGAAATCAACCTGGCCGGCCCCATTCGCATGGTGCAGCAGTTTTTGCCTCACCTCAAAACCAAGCCGACGGCCGCCATCCTGAACGTGACTTCCGGTCTAGCCCTGACCCCGTTTCCGCTGGCTCCGGTGTACGGGGCTACCAAGTCGGGGCTGCGCTCCTACACCAAGTCGCTGCGGGTGCAGCTGCAAGGCACCGCCGTAAAGGTGTTCGAGCTGGTGGCACCGGGCGCGAAAACCCCACTGAACGACAAGTTTGCCGACGACGTGAAGGACAGCGACCTAATGGCCCCCGACAAGCTGATTGCCGAGGCCGTGAAGGGGATGCAGCAAGACACCTGGGAGATATATCCGGGCCTGGCCGGCGTGTTGCGCTACGCCAGCCGGATTGCGCCGGGCCTGCTTCTGAACCAGCTCAGCAAGGGCGTCAATGAGTCGCTGGCCAAGCTGCCACCCCGCGCAAAGGCGAAGTAG
- a CDS encoding sigma-54-dependent transcriptional regulator has translation MSAGSILFIDDEASLRAVVARVLEFEGYTVLQAADARRGLEVLSQHAAEVLVVLCDVKLPDANGVELLPRLKALAPDIEVILLTAYGTVPASVQAMKLGAFDYLTKGDSDDQLFVVVARAMEKARLQRRVADLEKQVGAQFGFDSLLGSSAALAKARALAERVAPTEAAVLLEGPTGAGKELFAQAIHYASPRRTKPFVALNCSAFPKDLLESELFGYRKGAFTGAAVDKKGLFEEASGGTLFLDEIGELEVGAQAKLLRALETQEFTKLGDTKPTRVNVRIVAATNRNLKQEADQGHFRPDLYYRLSIFVVPVPPLNARRDDIEPLATHFLQLYAAKLRKRLTGMDPEFVQLLLHYDWRGNVRELKNVLERAVILADEEILTVDTLPAEFQAVPFAATEPDPAGRSLRGVEKRQVELVLQETAGNKAEAARQLGISVKTLYRKILEYAL, from the coding sequence ATGTCCGCAGGCAGCATCCTTTTCATTGACGACGAAGCTAGTCTGCGGGCGGTGGTGGCGCGGGTGCTTGAATTTGAGGGGTACACCGTGCTGCAGGCGGCAGACGCCCGGCGCGGATTGGAGGTATTGAGCCAGCACGCCGCCGAGGTATTGGTGGTGCTCTGCGACGTGAAGCTGCCCGACGCCAACGGCGTGGAGCTTTTGCCCCGCCTGAAAGCCTTGGCGCCCGACATCGAAGTGATTTTGCTCACGGCCTACGGCACCGTGCCGGCCAGCGTCCAGGCGATGAAGCTTGGGGCCTTTGACTACCTCACCAAGGGCGATTCCGACGACCAACTGTTTGTGGTGGTGGCCCGCGCCATGGAAAAGGCCCGGTTGCAGCGCCGCGTCGCCGACCTAGAAAAGCAAGTGGGCGCGCAGTTCGGGTTCGATTCCCTGCTTGGTTCGTCCGCGGCTTTGGCCAAGGCCCGGGCCTTGGCGGAGCGGGTGGCCCCCACCGAAGCGGCCGTGCTGCTGGAAGGGCCCACGGGGGCGGGCAAGGAGTTGTTTGCGCAAGCCATTCATTACGCCAGCCCGCGCCGCACCAAGCCATTCGTGGCCCTGAACTGCAGCGCTTTCCCCAAGGATTTGTTGGAATCGGAGCTGTTTGGGTACCGCAAAGGGGCCTTCACCGGCGCGGCGGTGGACAAAAAAGGGTTGTTTGAGGAAGCCAGCGGCGGCACCTTGTTCCTCGACGAAATCGGGGAACTCGAAGTGGGGGCGCAGGCCAAGCTGCTGCGGGCCCTGGAAACGCAGGAGTTCACCAAGCTCGGCGACACCAAGCCCACCCGGGTGAACGTGCGCATCGTGGCCGCCACCAACCGCAACCTCAAGCAGGAGGCCGACCAGGGCCATTTTCGGCCCGACTTGTACTACCGCCTCTCAATTTTTGTGGTGCCCGTGCCGCCGCTTAACGCCCGGCGCGACGACATCGAGCCGCTGGCCACCCACTTCTTGCAGCTCTACGCCGCCAAGCTGCGCAAGCGCCTGACGGGCATGGACCCGGAGTTTGTGCAGCTGTTGCTGCACTACGACTGGCGGGGCAACGTGCGCGAACTCAAGAACGTGCTGGAACGCGCCGTGATTCTGGCCGACGAGGAAATTCTGACGGTGGACACCCTGCCGGCGGAGTTTCAGGCCGTGCCTTTCGCGGCCACGGAGCCCGACCCGGCCGGCCGCTCTCTGCGGGGCGTCGAGAAGCGCCAAGTTGAGCTGGTGCTCCAGGAAACCGCCGGCAACAAGGCCGAAGCTGCCCGCCAGCTGGGCATCAGCGTGAAGACGCTGTACCGCAAAATTCTAGAATATGCCCTGTAG
- a CDS encoding helix-turn-helix domain-containing protein: protein MKTISLDEFYQELTVALDSPPGALLPDGIQQEIGHFNVFDVADLFRRVREKPPMLYDRRAYYKISLISGRSRAEYADKAIDIERHALLFATPKVPYNWEPLDQQQAGHFCVFTEEFLLPAKSGVVLEELPLFRAGGCPVFPVTDEDVAELEAIFRKMHKEIAGGYAYKYDLLRTYVLELLHFGQKLQPASALHLSHTAAARVAALFVELLERQFPIETPQQKLQLRTAKDYADRLAVHVNHLNRVLKETTGYTTTEIIGSRVTQEAKLLLKQTRWNISEISDSLGFAEVAHFSNFFKRQTALSPANFRGQG, encoded by the coding sequence ATGAAGACAATTTCCCTGGACGAGTTTTACCAAGAGTTGACGGTGGCGCTCGACAGCCCGCCCGGTGCCCTGCTGCCCGATGGCATCCAGCAGGAAATCGGGCACTTCAACGTGTTCGACGTGGCCGACCTGTTTCGGCGGGTGCGCGAGAAGCCGCCCATGCTCTACGACCGCCGGGCGTACTACAAAATCAGCCTCATCAGCGGGCGCAGCCGGGCCGAATACGCCGATAAAGCAATTGACATTGAGCGCCATGCGCTGCTGTTTGCCACGCCCAAGGTTCCCTACAACTGGGAGCCGCTGGACCAGCAGCAGGCCGGCCATTTCTGCGTCTTTACCGAGGAATTTCTGCTGCCGGCCAAAAGCGGGGTCGTACTCGAAGAACTGCCGCTGTTCCGGGCCGGCGGTTGCCCGGTGTTTCCGGTAACCGACGAGGACGTGGCGGAGCTGGAGGCCATTTTTCGGAAAATGCACAAGGAAATTGCCGGCGGCTACGCCTATAAATACGACTTGCTGCGCACCTACGTGCTGGAACTGCTGCACTTCGGCCAGAAGCTTCAGCCCGCCTCGGCCCTGCACCTGAGCCACACCGCCGCCGCACGGGTCGCCGCCCTGTTTGTGGAGCTGCTGGAGCGGCAGTTTCCCATCGAAACGCCGCAGCAGAAACTGCAGCTGCGCACGGCCAAAGACTACGCCGACCGGCTGGCGGTGCACGTCAATCACCTCAACCGGGTGCTGAAGGAAACCACCGGCTACACTACTACTGAAATTATCGGGAGCCGCGTGACGCAGGAAGCCAAGCTGCTGCTCAAGCAAACCCGGTGGAACATCTCCGAGATTTCCGACAGCCTGGGCTTTGCCGAGGTGGCCCACTTCTCGAATTTTTTCAAGCGGCAGACCGCGCTTTCGCCCGCAAATTTTCGGGGCCAGGGGTGA